ATCGCGATGAACACCGGCACCCAGGCCGCGCGCGAGGCCGGCAACATGGTCGACCTCGACAGCGATCCGACCAAGCTGATCGAGGTGGTCGGCCTCGGCAAGCAGTTGCTCATGACCCGCGGCGCGCTGACCACCTTTTCGATCGCCAACGACGTCGCCAAATATTTCGCGATCATCCCGGCGATCTTCGTTGCGCTCTATCCCTCGCTCGGCGTGCTCAACGTCATGAACCTCGGGTCGAGCGAAAGCGCGATCCTCAGCGCGATCATCTTCAATGCGCTGATCATCCCGGTGCTGGTACCGCTGGCGCTGAAGGGCGTCCGCTACCGGCCGGCACCCGCTGGCGACATCCTGCGCCGCAACCTCGCCGTCTACGGCCTCGGCGGCCTCGTCGCGCCGTTCGTCGGCATCAAGCTCATCGATCTCGCCGTCACCGGCCTGCACCTCGCCTGAGGAGTTTTCCATGCTTTCCGACATCCGCAGCGCGCTTCGCCCCGCATTCGCCCTGCTCCTCCTGCTGAGCCTGCTGACCGGGATCCTCTACCCCCTGGCGATCACCGGCGTCGCCCAGCTTGCCATGCCCTACCAGGCGAACGGCAGCCTAGTGCGCGACGGCGACCGGGTCGTGGGCTCCACGCTGATCGGGCAGGCCTTCACCGGCGCCAATTACTTCCACGGCCGCCCATCGACCGCCGGCGAGGGTTATGATGCCTCGGCCTCGTCCGGCTCCAATTTCGGCCCGACCTCCGCCGCGCTGGAGACCGCGATCGGGGAGCGCGTCGCCGCGGCACGGGCGGAGGGCGTGACCGGCCCCGTCCCGGCCGATCT
Above is a window of Sphingomonas glaciei DNA encoding:
- the kdpC gene encoding potassium-transporting ATPase subunit KdpC; translated protein: MLSDIRSALRPAFALLLLLSLLTGILYPLAITGVAQLAMPYQANGSLVRDGDRVVGSTLIGQAFTGANYFHGRPSTAGEGYDASASSGSNFGPTSAALETAIGERVAAARAEGVTGPVPADLATASGSGLDPHISPATALAQVRRVAAARRLPEARLRALVERNVEHPALGLFGEPRINVLALNRQVARLAPQTGR